From Sphingomonas sp.:
TGCCCGTCGCGCCGCTTTTCTTGAACAGCGTCAGCAGGGTGAACATCAGCGTCAGCAGGTCGGTATAGTCGCTGGCCTTCCAGCGACCGCCCTTGAACGCGCGCATGATGCCGGCGCCGGCCTTCTTGACCGTCGGCATCGAATTGCCGACGATGAAGGCGCCGATCGCGGCGCCGCCGATGGCCATCATCTCATGCGGCAGCGCGTGCGCAATGATCTCGAACTTGCCGCCCGAGATCATGAAGCTCCCGAACACGCAGACGAGAATGATGACGAAACCAACGGCGTTCAGCATGATGAGCCCAAAATCTTTCCCTGGATCTTTCCAGAATTATAGGATGGTTTCCGGGGGTACCGGTCGCTTCGGGGATAATGCTTAGGTGCGGGGTCACCGCACGCCGGGTGCATGCACCAGCGATGGTTGCCGAACCGTTTCCGCGGGTGCGATTTCGCGGCGTGCAATGGGGCGGAACACCAACGCGAGCATCATCGGCCGATCGTCGCCGCGGGGCGGCGGAGGGACCATCATGAAGGCGAACTCATCGGCGCAGTGGAAGAGATCGGATGACACCTTCTGCATGCCCTCCAGCGAGGGCGAGGCGGCGATCTCGTCGATCCCGGGTTGCTGCTTGTCGGACAGGAAGCGCTCGACCGGCATGAACGTGGCGCTTTCCACCTGCACCCAGTCGAACAGCTGGCCAAACTGTACGCCGACCGAGAAGCGGCAGTCGCCGATCGGAATCGGTGCCAGATAATAGCCGTTGTGCGTGGGCGTGGCGGTGACGTTGCCGGTCGATACGTTGGTCCCGTCAGCGACGATCACCGGCAGCGAGATCGTGCTGTCGACGAAATCCGCGTATTTGAGCGGCAGCCCGAAGCGCTTCTGCGCGAGCAGGGCAAGCTTCACCGGCAAGCCCTCGCCGTGCAGCTCGGCAGGCAGGTACATCCGTTCGGAGCCCTTCATGTAGAATAGGCCGCGCTGGTTCAGGGCACGCCGGGCGACGGAGGGATCGAACAGCGGCACCGTATCATTGACGCCTTCATTGATGTCGTGTTCGAAGTCGGCGAACATCGCCAGTTCGTGCGCCATCGGCAAATACATCAGCCGGCCCAGCACCGACGCGGCGGCGCGGCGCCAGAGCGGGAGCTCGTCGGTCGCGGTGCCGCGCAGCCGCACCCCGGCCTGTTCCCGCTCGAAGCGGAGCACGCCTTCCTGGATGCGCTCGCGGGTTGCGCTCTGGCGGCCCTTGATGCTGTTCGTCGTGCGGATCGGGGTGCCGTCGGCCTCGAAGTCCACGGTCGAGCCCTGCGCGGCGGTGCAGATTTGCTCCAGCACCGCGACATTGGTGGCGATCGCCTCCAGCGTGTGGCAATCGTAGTCGGCTTCGCCGATCAGGCCCTTCTTATCGCCTAGGGTGCGGAACTGTTCGCGGAGCAGCAGATAGCGGCCGGCGACATGCACGCCGAAGCGCTTGCGCAGTAGCGGCTCGACGTCGTTCTGGACCGAGCCGTTATAGCCGAGGTCGACCAGCATCAGCGTATCGCCCGGCTGCGGATCGACCACGTTGCGGACATGCGCGATCAGCCGCTCGGCGAAACCCTGGCCGGCCTTGTTGATCTGCTTGACGCGCTGCGGGTTGCGGATCTCGCCGACGAAGGTGGGGATGCGCGAGCGATCCTTGGGCAGGCTGTTCACGAGTATCCGCGCTTCACCCTGCGGCAGCATCAACTGATGCGCGACCTTCGCAAGATCGCTGCCGATGTCGAACTGTACATAGCGTTCGATCGCGTTGGCATCGGTGAGCGACGAGGCGACGGCGGTGAAGCGGCTGATCTCGACGGCATGGGCAGGGCTGTCGGGCTTCGCGACCTGGTGGACGCGCATCGGCAGCAGGCCGTCGCGCATCATGAACACCCAGTGGACGGTGCCGCCGCGCGCTTCCTGCAGCGCCGCCGCCTCCCGCTGAAGCCAGGCCTCATAGGTATGAAACACCGGACCCATCACCGAAAAGCCGAAAAGCTCGGCAGGATCCTCGATACGCGGCTCCCCCATGGCGATGGCAGCGCGGTGCGGCTGCTGCGCGGCGATGGTGCCCGACTGCAGCGGGTGCAGAATCGCGCTGATCGACGACTCGAGGCGCAGACGCTGCTCGGTCGCTTCGGCAAACTGCTTGAGATGCAGCGTCTGAACACCGAACTTCGCCACACCGGTGACGTCCGCGCTGAAATTGTCGCCGATGTGCAGGATCGTTTCCGGCGCGCATTTTAGCGCCTTGAGTACGTCGGCATAGAGGCCATCGAACTTGGTGCGGTGATGGGTCGACGAGCAGAAGACCTGGTCGATCATGTCTGCCACCTCGTTGCCGGCGGCGCGCGTGATCAGTTCGCGCAGTTGCTTCTCGCCGAGGTAGGTGTCGGACACGATGATCACGCCGATGCCGCGGCGCTTGGCTTCGCGGATCAACGCGACGGTGGGCTCGAAGGCAAAGCAATGCCGTGCCTCGGCGTCCAGCTCCCGCGCGGCTGCCGCTGCGATCTCCGCTTCCGGCGCGTCCGGGTACATCTCGTGATAGATCTGCTCGATCGTCACTTCCTTGTAGCGGTGCTGGACCATCGCCGCGGTGCGCGCGCGCGTTTCCGCCCATTGCCGCTGCAGCACGTTGATGCCCGGCAGCGCGGCGAAAAGGTCGATCGGCGCGTGGCTGTCGCGCCATAGCAGCGTGTCGAAGCAGTCGAGCGATAACAGCTTGATGTTCGCACGCCCGTCTAATGCGGACGGCAAAGCATGCGGAAGGATAAAGTCGGTCACGGTACTGTCCCTGGAAAGCGCCCGCACCGAGGGGACGCAGGAATCTTATAGGAAGACGGCGGACCAACCCGGCAAAATCTTCCTACAATGGCGGCAGGAGCAAAGGAGCGACAATGACGATCAATGCTTATCAGGCTGCCCGGAGCCGGGCCGAGACGCCGCGTGCTGCGGAATTGCGGCTGATGCGCGAGATCACCGGGGAAATGCTGACGGCGCATGAAGCTGGCCTGAAGGGCGCGCTGCTGATGCCGCCGCTGTACCGCAATCGCGAGATGTGGACCGCGTTCATGACCGACTGCGGCGCGCGCGGGAACACCCTGCCGATCGAGCTGCGCGCGAAGATCATCTCGCTGGGCCTCTGGGTCGATCGCTTCACCAGCGACGTGGTCGCAGGGCGCGAGTCGATCATGGAGCTGGTCCAGGTAAACCGCACCATCATGGAAGGTCTGGGCTTCCAGGACCGCGCC
This genomic window contains:
- a CDS encoding HAD family hydrolase yields the protein MTDFILPHALPSALDGRANIKLLSLDCFDTLLWRDSHAPIDLFAALPGINVLQRQWAETRARTAAMVQHRYKEVTIEQIYHEMYPDAPEAEIAAAAARELDAEARHCFAFEPTVALIREAKRRGIGVIIVSDTYLGEKQLRELITRAAGNEVADMIDQVFCSSTHHRTKFDGLYADVLKALKCAPETILHIGDNFSADVTGVAKFGVQTLHLKQFAEATEQRLRLESSISAILHPLQSGTIAAQQPHRAAIAMGEPRIEDPAELFGFSVMGPVFHTYEAWLQREAAALQEARGGTVHWVFMMRDGLLPMRVHQVAKPDSPAHAVEISRFTAVASSLTDANAIERYVQFDIGSDLAKVAHQLMLPQGEARILVNSLPKDRSRIPTFVGEIRNPQRVKQINKAGQGFAERLIAHVRNVVDPQPGDTLMLVDLGYNGSVQNDVEPLLRKRFGVHVAGRYLLLREQFRTLGDKKGLIGEADYDCHTLEAIATNVAVLEQICTAAQGSTVDFEADGTPIRTTNSIKGRQSATRERIQEGVLRFEREQAGVRLRGTATDELPLWRRAAASVLGRLMYLPMAHELAMFADFEHDINEGVNDTVPLFDPSVARRALNQRGLFYMKGSERMYLPAELHGEGLPVKLALLAQKRFGLPLKYADFVDSTISLPVIVADGTNVSTGNVTATPTHNGYYLAPIPIGDCRFSVGVQFGQLFDWVQVESATFMPVERFLSDKQQPGIDEIAASPSLEGMQKVSSDLFHCADEFAFMMVPPPPRGDDRPMMLALVFRPIARREIAPAETVRQPSLVHAPGVR
- a CDS encoding flagellar biosynthesis regulator FlaF, encoding MTINAYQAARSRAETPRAAELRLMREITGEMLTAHEAGLKGALLMPPLYRNREMWTAFMTDCGARGNTLPIELRAKIISLGLWVDRFTSDVVAGRESIMELVQVNRTIMEGLGFQDRAPAPQATAAAA